TTAGGATATAAAAATACTACTCAGGCTGCACAGAATGTGGTAGACTTTGAAAAGCAGCTTGCTAACTACTTATTAACGCTTGAGCAGAACAGAGATGCCAATTTAAGATACAATCCTAAAAATGTATCTGAATTATCAGGGCTTGTTAAGAATGTAGACTTTGCAAAATATCTGAAAGATGCAGGCGTAAATACAGACAGAGTAATCATCGGAGAACTGAAATACTACCAGAATATGGATCAGTTCATTACACAGAAAAATCTTCCTTTGCTGAAAGACTATCTTAAATACCATATCATCAATGGAAATGCGAGCAATCTGGATGACAGCTTAGAGCAGATCAGATTTGATTTCTATGCTAAATATTTACAGGGCCAGAAAGAGCAGCGTCCGATGAACAAAAGAGGGCTTACCCTTGTGAATGGTGTTCTTGGAGAAGCTTTCGGGAAACTGTATGTAGACAAATATTTTACTCCGGAAGCTAAAAAGCAGATGGAGACCTATATTGATTACCTTTTAAAATCATTCAAAACGCACATCGCCAATATAGACTGGATGTCTCCTGAAACTAAAGTAAAAGCTCAGGAAAAACTATCCAAGTTTACCGTGAAAATCGCTTATCCTGATAAATGGAAAGATTATACCCAATTGAAAGTAGACTCCCCAAAAGAAGGTGCCACACTATATTCTAACCTTCAGAATGTAGCTGCATGGCAGTATCAGAGAAGTTTAGATAAAGTAGGAAAACCTGTTGACAAAACAGAATGGGGAATGTCTCCACAAACTGTGAATGCATACTACAGCGGATCAAACAACGAAATTGTGTTCCCTGCAGCTATTCTTCAGCCGCCTTTCTATAACCCTAAAGCTGATGCCGCAGTAAACTTCGGAGGTATTGGAGCCGTTATCGGTCACGAAATTTCTCACGGATTTGATGACAGTGGTTCCCGTTTCGATGGAGATGGTAACCTTAATAACTGGTGGAGTGATGCAGACCGTAAAAACTTTGATGCAAAAGTGGGTCAGCTGGCAGCTCAGTACAGTGCTTACGAACCTGTAAAAGGAAGCTTCGTAAACGGTAAATTTACAAGTGGTGAAAACATCGGTGACTTAGGTGGAGTAGCTGTTGCTTACGACGCCCTTCAAATGTATTTAAAAGATAAAGGAAACCCCGGTAAGATCAGCGGATTCACTCAGGATCAGAGATTTTTTATGAGCTGGGCTACTGTTTGGAGAACAAAAGCTACCGATCAGTACATGATCAATCAGGTGAAAACAGACCCGCACTCTCCGGGAATGTTCAGAGCTTTTGGGCCACTGGTAAACCAGGATTCATTCATCAAAGCATTTGATATCAAACCGGGAGATAAACTATATAAAGCTCCTCAGGACAGAATAAAAATCTGGTAATTTTACCTGAAAATTGTTAGAAAAGAAAGAATCCGCCTCAATGTGAGACGGATTCTCTTTTTTAATATTCTTTCTTATAATTCCGGAGCACAAATTTTATTCCGGTTTCTATAATGTCTCCCATTGTTGTGCAATACTTGAAATTTACATCATAAGTAAGTTTTTGTAAAGCTGTTTTTAGTTCTGTAACATTGGCTTCCGGTGCAATATTATCTTTTTTCATAATAGAAATAAGTTCATCGAATCTGTTTTGGCTGCTCGTCACTCTTTTTACGATTTGTGAACGTACTTCTTTACGGTATTGCTCTATAGAGCTGGGTTTCAGTTTTTCCAGTACCATATTCACCATTTGACTGTTTTCTTTGAAATACTGTGGAAGATAGACTTTCAGATTTCCCTCATAAGACTGCTGGTCAAAATCAATGGGACGAATTCTGTAAATTACCTGGTCGAAATCATGTATGGGAATAACAACATAATTATAGGAACGCATATCACCAAGAAGCCCGATAAGACAACGTTCATTGAATTTCACAAATTCCTTGGAAATCTGTGCCTTTTCCAATTCCGTACAGCTGAACATATGCTTCTGAATAAAAACATCCCCGGGAATTCCTAAAATATGCTCTTCAATCAAAGTGTTTTTATAAACCAGAAAATTAATTCGGTTGGGAGAAAGCAGGTCTTCAAGTTCCAGCCCGAATATTCGGGAAGCATCTGCCTGTTTAATATAAAAATAAGTATAATTATCATTAAGGATATTTCTCACCCGAACCCGAAAAGGTTTAGAATTTCCGAAGGTACAAAAGTCGATCGTATCCACTTTCAGATAAGGTAAAGTAGCGATGTCTCCATCAGAATGAAGGAGGGTATAAATCTTATTTAAATTTGCCTCTATTTCTTTAAACTCAAATTCAGGATATAATACACCAAGCCACAAAGTATCTTTTCCGTCTTTATCCAGAATACTCACACTGTCACTGAACCTTAGAAGGTCTTCGTACAAAAACTTAATCTTGGTAGTTCGGTTATATTTTTCCAAATATTGCTGTAATGCTTCTGAAACTGGAAATATCGGTTTTCTGAACGCTATTTTTACATCTTTCATGACACTGTTCACTTTCATTAAATATAAAGAATATTTTTTGTAATAATTGAGGAATCCTTATTTTAACATTCATTGGATACTTTTGTATAAGAATAAAGCGAACAAAAATTTTATTTATTTTTTCTTGAATTTTTTTATTTATTTTTTCATAGCTTAGTGATATCGTAATATGGTGATTTTATGTTGAATAAATGTAGATAAATTTAGATGATTCAAGAAAAATCTTAGTAAAATTTTTTATGTTACAGTTTTTTTTTAAATTTAAACACTGGATTGGTAATTTATTTGATTCATCTGTAAATTACTCAAAGACAGATCCAAACCAAAATAAGAAATCTCAAAATAACAATAATATGGCAATGTTTAATTATGGTGTTGGCGGAAACGAAGTAAAAGTAGACGCTAATGAAGCTATTCAGGAAATACAGGAAAATAAATCACTGATAGTAAGCCAGCTTACAACAGAAGAGTCTTATACCCCTGAAATCGTAACAGGATTAAAAACAGTGGAAGACGTTTTCAAACATTTTCAGCCTTCAATATCGGTACAACACGAAACAGAAGACGGAGGAATGGTAGAAGAAGAATTCCGTTTTCAAAACCTTGGAGACTTTACCCCTAAAAGCCTTACTCAGAAGTCAGATTATCTGCAGCAGCTGAGCATGGAGCAGGAGCAGTACAACAAAATAGTACGTCAGCTGAAAACAAACAAAATTCTACGCAATATGCTGGAGAACGATCAGACAAGAGCGGCGTTCATAGATGTATTGAAAGAAGTGGCACAAGAACTTGAAAAATAATTAAAGACTTACATTAAATCATGGATAGCAAATTACAGGCACAAGAAAGCCAGCAGCAGGGTCAGCAGCAACACTCGGGACAACCGAAAGGCAACCCGCTTGCAGAGCTCAATAAAATGGGAGGATTTGGCTTTGTTGAATCCGTTGTAGACGGTATTGCCAATATGAACCCAACAAGAAAGGCAAGAAAAGAAATCTTCCTGAATGACAGCAATAAAGCAGATGAAAGAAAAGAACTTCTTCAGAAGATCAATCTTTGGGTAAACCTTTTAGAAGGTAATGAATCTGCTGATAAAATGGCCGATACGTGCAAGAGTAAAGCACAGCAGGCCGACCAAAACTTAAAGACAAACTTAAAAAATACACTGGATGCTGTTCGTCTGTTGGAAACCAACTACAGAACAGTAGCTCAATTCTACAAAAACACAGAATTGGATAAAGTGGACAACGTAAGTATTGTAAACGCAAGCATTGAACAGGTTTCAGATTTGGACAATCCTCTGTTCATTGATGCAATCTCAGAAGAATTTAAAAATTACTACGACCGTCTTGACCTTAGAGATAACTACTCCATCCTTGCAATACCAGGATATTTAGGATCCAATAAGGTAATCGAGAAATGGGCAAAAATCTGTAACGAAAACAAAGTAATGATGGTTACAGACTTCGCCAACCTTGATAAGCCGGATGACGTGGTAGATTTATTCCACTCTGCCAACCTTACAGGAGGTGAACTTCACAGAAGTAACGTTATTATGACGTGTAACTGGCTGGTAGGACGTGGTAAAGCTGAAGAAGTAGGGGAAGAAGAAAACGTAGAACTTCCACCTTCCACTTCATTAGCCGGAAAAATCCATAAAACCCTGATGTCTCAGGTAGCAGCAGGTAAAAAACATGGTAACATCAACGAAGTAGACGCTGTAAAATTTGAATTGAAGAAAAGTGAAATTTCTCAGCTGGAAAAAATGGGTCTTGTACCAATGGTAAACGAGTACGGAAAAATTATGGCTTTCTCTGCGAAGACATTATTTACAGGAGACAATATCGGTCTTCAGACGTATTCCGTAGTTCGTGTATTCGACTATGTGACTAAAGTATTACTTGACTTCCTTAACAGAAGAGCTTTCGAAAACTGGAATGCTAAAAACGAAGATGATTTGAGAAGACAGATCGTAACCTTCCTTGATAATATCAAAGGACCGGACAAATTGATCGAAAAATTCAAAATTGTTCGTTTCGAGCAGGATAGAGTAAACAAAGACAGAGTATGGCTGGATATCCGTATGACACCTTATTTCCCTACAAAGAGTTTTGTTATTAAACTTGACGGACACAAAGGAGATGATGGAAACGAATGGGATGCAGAATACACTCAGGAGTAACATAAACGTACTTTATATAACAAAAACCGATGCAATTTTACATCGGTTTTTTTTCAACCAACACCTATGAAATTTAATATGAATAAGAAACTTATCATTAGCTTACCTGCTATATTAATGGTGATTTTGATAAGCTGTGAAAAAAAATACCAAAGTCCCGGACAATACGAAAACGATCTTTTTGCAGACGAACATCAGGAAGGAAAAGCATACATCATGAATAAGGACGAATGCTTTGATGGCAGTGAGCTTGTCATCTCAAGTTCAGATGTAAAACTGACAGACAGTTCCAAAGGCCGTGGAAAATCATTCTTCCTTTACAAAGTAAGATCAGGAAAAGTATTGAAAACAGTAAGAGATTCCACCGTAGAAATGCCAATGCTGTTTTTGTCCCAATATAAATTAAAGATAAAAAATACTGATTCCATGTATGTTTATCTGAAAAAACTGGAAGGGTACCGTTTTATAGCTAAAGACAGAAACCTTAAATATGAATGGTTAAAAGCAGCGCCCGTATATTCCGTAAAAGCTGATAAATAAATTTTATCTTTGCAAATTGAAAATGCTTCGTAAGTTATGTTCATGAAGTATCTCATAAAAAGCAAAATA
The window above is part of the Chryseobacterium sp. MA9 genome. Proteins encoded here:
- a CDS encoding M13 family metallopeptidase: MKKLNIGILALSGIVFLNSCGAAKTAGTDNKTEATAKVAEPVKEEAKEEGINLSYMDTSVRPQDDFFSYVNGNWVKTTQIPSDKANWGSFNALRENVDDASLDILNKILTESYPAGSEGQKIQNLYASFMDTNKRNAEGLAPIKADLAKVDAIKSLGDLQKYLLDATRLGDNSFYGWRVGADMKNSNMNAVYLGGPDLGLGRDYYQKVNEANTKTLAEYQTYVGKLFGVLGYKNTTQAAQNVVDFEKQLANYLLTLEQNRDANLRYNPKNVSELSGLVKNVDFAKYLKDAGVNTDRVIIGELKYYQNMDQFITQKNLPLLKDYLKYHIINGNASNLDDSLEQIRFDFYAKYLQGQKEQRPMNKRGLTLVNGVLGEAFGKLYVDKYFTPEAKKQMETYIDYLLKSFKTHIANIDWMSPETKVKAQEKLSKFTVKIAYPDKWKDYTQLKVDSPKEGATLYSNLQNVAAWQYQRSLDKVGKPVDKTEWGMSPQTVNAYYSGSNNEIVFPAAILQPPFYNPKADAAVNFGGIGAVIGHEISHGFDDSGSRFDGDGNLNNWWSDADRKNFDAKVGQLAAQYSAYEPVKGSFVNGKFTSGENIGDLGGVAVAYDALQMYLKDKGNPGKISGFTQDQRFFMSWATVWRTKATDQYMINQVKTDPHSPGMFRAFGPLVNQDSFIKAFDIKPGDKLYKAPQDRIKIW
- a CDS encoding type VI secretion system contractile sheath small subunit; the encoded protein is MAMFNYGVGGNEVKVDANEAIQEIQENKSLIVSQLTTEESYTPEIVTGLKTVEDVFKHFQPSISVQHETEDGGMVEEEFRFQNLGDFTPKSLTQKSDYLQQLSMEQEQYNKIVRQLKTNKILRNMLENDQTRAAFIDVLKEVAQELEK
- a CDS encoding DUF5458 family protein gives rise to the protein MDSKLQAQESQQQGQQQHSGQPKGNPLAELNKMGGFGFVESVVDGIANMNPTRKARKEIFLNDSNKADERKELLQKINLWVNLLEGNESADKMADTCKSKAQQADQNLKTNLKNTLDAVRLLETNYRTVAQFYKNTELDKVDNVSIVNASIEQVSDLDNPLFIDAISEEFKNYYDRLDLRDNYSILAIPGYLGSNKVIEKWAKICNENKVMMVTDFANLDKPDDVVDLFHSANLTGGELHRSNVIMTCNWLVGRGKAEEVGEEENVELPPSTSLAGKIHKTLMSQVAAGKKHGNINEVDAVKFELKKSEISQLEKMGLVPMVNEYGKIMAFSAKTLFTGDNIGLQTYSVVRVFDYVTKVLLDFLNRRAFENWNAKNEDDLRRQIVTFLDNIKGPDKLIEKFKIVRFEQDRVNKDRVWLDIRMTPYFPTKSFVIKLDGHKGDDGNEWDAEYTQE